The Pseudomonas sp. B21-023 genomic interval GCATTTAGGTGAGGGTTGAGATAGTTCGTAACTGCCACTTTTATCGGTCGCGGGCTATAGACAGTCCGGTTATGAGTGCTATAGCTTTAATGGCTCGATTCAATAAGAAACTTGTAACATTCATGTTGCCAAATACGTTTACGCGCACGCGCGCACGAGGAGCCCCATGAGCGAACCGGGACAGAAGCTGCGCCTTGGCGCGCTGATCGCACTGGTGGTCGGTTCGATGATCGGCGGGGGGATCTTTTCGTTGCCGCAGAACATGGCGGCGCGCGCCGATGTCGGGGCGGTGCTGATCGGCTGGGGCATCACCGCAGTGGGCATGCTGGCGCTGGCCTTCGTGTTCCAGACCCTGGCCAACCGCAAGCCGGAGCTGGACTCGGGGGTGTATGCCTACGCCAAGGCTGGTTTCGGCGACTACATGGGCTTTTCCTCGGCCTGGGGCTACTGGATCAGTGCCTGGTTGGGCAATGTCGGCTACTTCGTGCTGCTGTTCAGTACCCTTGGCTTCTACTTCCCGGTGTTCGGCCAGGGCAACACGCCTGTGGCCATCGGCTGCGCCTCGTTGCTGCTGTGGGCGGTGCACTTCCTGGTGCTGCGCGGCATCAAGGAGGCGGCGTTCATCAACCAGGTGACCACCGTGGCCAAGGTGGTGCCGTTGCTGATGTTCATCGTCATCGCCGCGTTCGCCTTTCGCGCCGATATCTTCACCCGCGACATCTGGGGGCTGAGCAACCCGCAGTTTGGCAGCGTGCTGGAGCAGGTACGCAACATGATGCTGGTCACAGTGTTCGTGTTCATCGGCATCGAGGGGGCGAGTGTCTATTCGGGGCGAGCGCTGCACCGTTCGGACGTGGGCAAGGCCACGGTGATCGGTTTTCTCGGTGTGCTGGCGCTGCTGGTGCTGGTCAACGTGTTGTCGTTGGGGGTGATGACCCAGCCGGAGCTGGCCGGCTTGCAGAACCCCTCTTTGGCCTCG includes:
- the arcD gene encoding arginine-ornithine antiporter, with translation MSEPGQKLRLGALIALVVGSMIGGGIFSLPQNMAARADVGAVLIGWGITAVGMLALAFVFQTLANRKPELDSGVYAYAKAGFGDYMGFSSAWGYWISAWLGNVGYFVLLFSTLGFYFPVFGQGNTPVAIGCASLLLWAVHFLVLRGIKEAAFINQVTTVAKVVPLLMFIVIAAFAFRADIFTRDIWGLSNPQFGSVLEQVRNMMLVTVFVFIGIEGASVYSGRALHRSDVGKATVIGFLGVLALLVLVNVLSLGVMTQPELAGLQNPSLASVLEHIVGPWGALLISIGLAVSLIGALLSWALLCAEILFATARDKTMPRFLARENANHVPANALWLTNVMIQGFLLITLFSAGTYTSLIYLASSMILVPYFWSAAYAVLLTVRGESYQGQAGLRRKDMLVAVIALLYAVWLLYAGGLKYILLSALLYAPGVVLFARAKREQGQVLFTTWEKLIFAAVLVGAGLAAYALYSGLLSL